The DNA sequence GaaccagacaaacacacaccaccTTCGTGAGGAGTACGAGGTTCAGATTCTCAGTTTAGTTTGGAGCAAAGAAAGGTCAACACAACGGCTGCAGCACTGTGTGTGGAAATAACTAAGAAATAGTGATGACTAATCAAAGACCATTTGCACATCTACAGGTAgcttcacacacaagcacatggATTGTATCTCaataaataatttgtttgtTAGAAACAAAGTTTTTAACAAAAAGTGTGTCTATTTATCTAGACCAGACAACCATTTAAAGGGCCATACAGGTGCTATGTTCATATTTTATGACTGACATTTATTGTGTGTAAGTAGGAACCTTTTGGGGATTGTTGCAAATTTAGGGAGTCAGTTGTTGACCTTCCAAAAACCTTGAATGGAAACGCTCATATGCTCTGTGTGCTTCACTTCTTTCCTGGATGTGAAGATTCTTAGTCCATTTTGAAAACTTTCTGGTGTTATTTAAGTCATACACAATGTCAGTAAGGAAGTAGGTTTTCATAGTGGGCTAAAATGAACTGTAACAAATGTCTGGGAGGAAAAGAAATTAATCAACACAACTGGAAAATGGTCAGTATTTTACCCaatgctgtttttaattttactaaACAAAGCCCAACTTTCTGTTCCTCTTTTTCTATCAAAATAAACAAAGTAGAACAGGATACATATGTAACATGTAAATGTCTAAATTAATAAGCCAGATTATCTCGGGGTCACAGGGGTTCAATCTGTTTCTTCCATCAAACTCCTGTGTTTACTGGGCATCATCCTCACTTTCTGAATTAGCTGGTTCTTCGGACTGGACCAAAGGATTGTGGGCCACTTTATGCAGATCCTCTGGAGTCATCTCTCTCATCTTCCCATCCATACCAAGCTGCATGGGCTGGATCACATTACACCTATAGGGAGTAGTAGCAAAAATGTTATGTGTGCCCTCATGAAGACAGACTGAAGTGAATCAGCAACATTAGACATTgaaaatttgagttttttttccctgttaaaagggtgtttttcttgccactgtcgccttttggcttgctctgggggtcaggcatatgggttctgtaaagcgtctcgagacaatttcactgtaattggcgctatataaataaaattgaattgaattgaattgaaaattatGTAATATTGACAATATGACAGCATTTCCACTAAATTCTTTGCTTCCCACCTTTGTCTACTTATTTATGTCTATTATTTTTAGTTATAATAActgacaaatatatatatatatatatatatatatatatatatatatatatatatatatatatatatatatatatatatatatatatatatatatatatatatatatatatatatatatatatatatatatatatatatatatatatatatatatatatatatagtgacAGACAACAAAGTGTCCTTTCCAAGTCATGTGTGTTGTCATGTTGATGTGTGTATCCTGCTTTTATTGACCTTGACAGTCTGTCAAACATGCTGACCAGCTTCATAGCTTCCAGTTCTTTTTGCTCTTCTGTCATTCCCTCCATGGGATTGGGCTGCTCCTCTTCTACAACTCCTGTTATTGGGTTTATACTGAATATGggagtagagagagagagagagagagagaaatatgaaaacattttacGAAATATTTGCATAATGAATCATTTTGATTTACATCAACAATGATCAAAGGCAAAGATCAAACCAGTATTTTGTTTCACAATAAATGTCCATTGAAGCTTTACATCATCAAAACTGTTTAGTAGTTCTTACAATGCTTTCAGTTATATCAGTCATGTATAATAATTTTGGACTTAAAGAACTGAACATACTCCATTTGGGAATACACATCTGATGACAAAAAGTGCCAGATCAGATACTAAATGGTTTTAGTGTGAGATGTTTTTGCCTGCAACCTAAATCAGTGGAATTATTTTGAATAACTAAGTGCTGTCTTGTATGTTAGCCATGTTTTCAGCCAAGCTCACGCTTTatctgaagaggaggaggactaTGTTTATCCCTAAGTAGTTTGCAAACTAGGCACACGTCTGTTTTGCTGTCACTGAGATTGGCAGCAAAGGCACAGGCCTTTGCATTTTGACTTAAAAACTGGCACTTTGAACTGGGAGCTAGCTCAGGAAAACCAAACCCAGGGATAGAATTGCTTCAAGTCTGCATctgacacaaaaatgcaaaccaCCATTTTTCAAAGGCTGTCAAGCACAAGACATCCACTGAAGAAGCCGTCTTATACTGCTATGACCAAAATGGATGCAGCTTTGTTGTGCTTGCTTTTAATTGCATCACGAAAGGTGGGGCTGCAGCTGAGTATGTTTTTTGGTTCAGTATCATCAGTTTTTACTGACTCATAGTTATGAGGATGTTGCTTACCCTGCAATTACCTGCTTTGATTAGGAAGAagtaaaaatgttactttttttgCTGGAGTTTTTCAGGTCTTCCTCTGGCTTGTTGTTAAGGACAATGACACTTACTGTATGTCAAAATTCTCACAAATCTCCTTTATACGTAAAGCTTAAGATTGTTCCTTCAGGCCTTGAAGTTTTGCTATTGTTACTGACTGTAggtggaaatttaaaaaaaaaaattaaaaacttggGCTTAGGGGATTAAGACGCTACTCTGACTGAAGGTTAAGATGACACAGTGTTGCTGTGGTACTGACTGGGCCTTGGCCTCTCTGTATTCTTCTGTCTCAGAGTCTTCATCCTCAGAGTAGATCCCAGACTCTCTGCCCCCTCTAAGCAGTCCTCTGGCAGCCAGCAGACCTGCAGCATTTCCGTATCCGGTGTACTTAATGAACCTTGAAACTTCATAGAAAAGAAAGACATTACTGTTAAAATGGAAGTGTATTTACCACAAAAAAGATGGCAATACATTAATGCAATGATaacaaaatcaaaccaaatcaaTAAGTCTTAGGTTGGACCAGTGACCTAATCAAATTCAATTACTAATAACTGATATTTTTATCTATAAGCTGCTCAGGAACAAtttatacaaaaagaaaaaataatgaaatcttACTTCTTGACTTCTTTGGGGTACCCAAAGCTCAGTTTGGATTTATTCTTTTCAGGGAAGTtataataatttaaacaaaatgtgCACATCAGTGACTTTAATGCCACCAGAATGGGGCTTAAGACATATTGCACACTGAGCAGCTTTAGATAACGTTTACAATGAAATAATGAGAACACAATGGCAGTAAACCATCAGGATAAAGTCAGTCATACAAAAGTCAAcatcttcaaaagaagacaaaacaatatactttttcaccattttctttgcagAGAACAAAGAGGAATTCAGCAGCGTAGTCCTTGACGTCAGTGTCAATGTGTGTCATAAGGCGAACTATTTTGTTCCTCAGAGCGTTGCCCACCTCTGGCCTGTTCTTCACATCACGCAGCGGAGGCAGGACCTACACAAACAATATACATGGATAACCGAGACATCAAAATAGCAACACTGCTCACGTTATCATCTCCTCAACAACAATTCTCTTTGACTTTGTTCGGTACTGACTTTTGACCTGAGGAACTTCCTGGTCTCTCTGTGGATGCGGGCACTCTCAGTCAGCAAATTCAGTGATGGGAGAAGGGTCTCCTTCAGCTTATGTCCCTGGGAGGCGAGGCAGACATGAAAATTTTAATCTTGCTAATGAATATAACCAGTCagatagaagatttctgtagggggaTGTTCcggatcatcaaactaatatatatatatttatcgaATATTAGACAgtgataacccacaaaacacagaatgcagtttttaattgaTGATTCATTAAAGATTTACTGAAAACCTGTATCAGCCCTGTGGAAAAGTAATTGTTCCCCTCAACCTAATAACCGGGTGAGCCcctcttggcagcaacaactgcagtcaGATGTTTGATACAgtttgtgatcagtcttttacaccaccatggaggaattctggCCCACTcctctctgcagaatagttttaatctGGCCACATTAGATGATTTTTGATAATGAACAGCCCTTTTAAagtcttgccacagcatctcaattggattcaaatccagactttgactcggccactccaaaacctcaatgttgttctttttgagcGAATCCTGTAGACGGACCTTAACTCAgaccagtgaggtctgcagatcttttgatGTTCATCTAGGTTCTTTTGTGACTCCTGGGCTAGATGTTGAtttgctcttggagaaatgttggtaggcCAGCCACTCCTAGGAAGGTTCGCCACtcttccatgttttcttcatttgtagataatgtctctcactgcagttctctggagtcccagagccttgGCAATGTCTTGGTAACTGTttccagactgatgaatgtcagtgactttgtttcacatctgttcttgaatcacTTTAGAACGTAGCATCATGTGCTGTTTCTGAGACTCTTTAGCTACTTCTCAATggcagacaggttctatttagtgatgttcagattcaacaagcctgacAGTAATCGTATGTGAGTGTGGCTGGTGAAACTGGACCCAATTGACAAATGAAtctggtcatttggtagattggtagctaaggaggcaattattttttcacattggGCAAGATGGGCTGGAAAgcatttttccttaaaaaaaaaaaaaacaatcatggaTTTTgtgcgtctgctaaatgaaactgtagaattgtagttgggttgagtttccaatgactcctataagtCTTAcatttctatgatggaatcattgataCCCATGTCTCtctgcagttttgttgtttcatagatttattatatgTCTTCAGaagatatgacaaaatctgccagATCATAAATATACAGGAAACTTGAATTACCAGTGTTGGTGATGTACAAAGTTGTGTTCATCAAATGTATGTTTTACATAGCTGAGAAacaattggtcaggatggtgAATAGATAGCCGAGAATCACCAAAAAACAGGTCTGCAAcaaattagaagctgctggaagaCAGGAAGTGTGCACAGTGTGTGACCACAGACGTTTCCTCCAgacgacttttttttttgcctatgtGATGTGTGCAAACTTCTGTCGAGCCTTAATTTGTCATTTCTAGAGGAAGGACTTCCTTTCTCTATGGCAGCCTCTCAGACCATGATGATATAAAACACACTttactgtggacactgacagctgtgttctagcagcttctaattcactGCAGACCTGCTCTCAACAGCAGGTGAtagcttgtgtttttctttccgaTCAGGGAAGAGACTAAACTGTACCATGCACATTATACTTACAAACAAGCGTTTTTGCAAatgattttgggatctgtaCCTGCTTTGAGTTGGCTCCTAGTGGCTTTCCTGACTTCTTCAAgtcaattatttgttttttttttagagtttttgctGAGCTGAGTTGctattcatgtatttttgtccaagcaattttgtcatttttccagaGGACCTATGATATATCTATGAAAGaacataaaatctttattttcttttgagaCAAAGATGCATATATTTTAAAGATCATACAAAGTtaagagttataggagtcattgaaaactcaagactgccatgacaTACATGGGCTTCACTAGTGTATGttaacttttgttcacaactgtatatATACGTAGATACATCGAATTGTAGAGGGTGTGTAGTGTTGTCTAGCAAACCCAAGCACAGAGGCAGTTTTTCTTCATCAGTTCATGTAACCAGCTCTGAGGCTGCTGCCTCAACAGAAGACTACAAAGAAAACTGAGCTTTCCACAACAGACTGCTTGAAGACATGCAGTACTTTGCTGCACACACTGAAGAACCTCAGCTTCCTCAAGAAATAGATTCTGCTCTGTCCCTTCCTGTTGACTGCCTCAGTATTTTTTCTAGTTCAGTCTTTTGTCAATCTCAATGCCTAGATACACGCAGTCTTCCACCTGTCTTTGTTAAAATCTGCAATGTTTCCATTCATCTATATCACATTTAATAAGAGGTGGTTGTTCTATACCATGCCAAGAATTGATTCAAAGTGTTAATGTTTCTGATTGAACTAATGACAGAAACTAAATGAAATAAGATCTAACATGCAACAAACCATTTTTATCCTTTAAGTATATTGTAAATTTAATCAGGTTCCTTCTTTCTACAACAAAGCAACAATATTAATTTGGTTTACTAAATATTTGGttgcatttgtaaaaatgtattcaaaaatatatttatatacctAGCAACTTGTAGCAACTAGATGTCCTCCCATTATCAGTTAACATTTAGCTTCAGTGGGTCACAAAGATTATGCTTGGCGTAGACAACTTAAAGttacagcacattttaaatgtttaatgtaatttacaTAATGCTTTGGGTCTTTACACTTATTTTAATAGTATTGAAAGTAATTATCCCATATACACGTAGTCTCTCGCCTTACCCGGTCAAGTTTTCTCTCCATGAATTCTAGCAGCATGTTGACAGCATCCATGTTGACTCCCATATACTCGATGGAGCCTTGTTGCACCTTAGGCATCAACAGTACATCCAAACAAGGCAGAGGGAGGTTACCTAGCAAATTCACAGTATGGctgagaaaagagaagaaaggagtgaaggggAATAGTATCACAGGCAAGCAATGAATGAATCTAGTTATCAATGGATGGAGAATTGGAGTTGTACTACCTGTGGAACTCCTCTGTCCGCTCCTCTCCATCTGCATGACTCAGTAGACAGTGTCTCAGTATGGCTCCCAAATGTCTGTACTCTGCTGCCTCTTCCTTCACACATAGCGATGACACGAGTTACTCACATGTTCTGAAGAGAACCCTTAACACTGTGGGTCTTTAAGGTATATTGTGCAATTCCTTGTATAGAATGCACAGGGAAAACTGGCCAACtaatattctgttgttttctgacaCTGAAAACAAGATAATGTATCttgaaatgtagaaaatatcTTACATCTTGTTAAAACAACATAATTGTTTTTTGACATGTTCAGCATAAACAcaatattattttaatgaaactgaCCCACTCCTGTTGACGGCCATTTAATTTTCCTCTGTCAGTGAGAGAGTAAACGGCTTTGGACCAGACTGCACTGTATCAAAGAACAGTGGCACAAGGAGATTGTTACTGCCTTTACTGACTTTTATTCCAATGCCATCACAAAGTTGGCAGTTTTGATTTGACGTGAAATGACCCAAAAACTGTTGGATTGATTTTGGTGATCCCGTGACTATTGCACACCAATAGTAGTAGTACTATAACATTTCTGACAAAACGgttaaaataatacattaaaactCCCCTAACATTCAGTTAAGTCCATTACCTCATCAACCTTGCGTCTGGTTGTGTCAAATGTGATATTGAAGAGTATTTTCAGTATTTCCATAGCTCGTTCTGCCTGCTCCCGGCTCAGTGGGGGCAGTTCTTCAGGTGGGATGCTTTCAAACCCTGCCCTTGctgtctccagtgtgtctgGCCAACATAGACCCAGTGTGGCATCCAGTTGGTTGCCTAGAACATTCATAGAACCGGAACTTATCAACTTGTGCTCTTTGATCATTtacaaaatctgtgttttcttgtAAATGCCTGCCCTACTATGGTAATAAATTTATCATGGATTGTTGGATTTCTATGCATCTTAAGGGTTACAGGCTTTGGCAACTTGGAAGGTGAGTTGCTTAAGCTGCTTTTTGTACTACAGCAACATAATGACACATAGATTGGATAACCCATAACCTGAACTTTATTAGAACTTGCTGGTCAAAGGTGACctgtttcattttgcttttccaGGGTACTGTACAAACTGGGAAGGATTAAATGTACTTTCACCATATACATACATCAAACGATGCTTTGCTTTAAAtgtatactaccattcaaaagtttggggtcacccaggcaatttcatgttttccatgaaaactcactgggttttctaatcatcaattagcctttcaacatgattacttaacacaatgtaccattagaacacaggagtttTGGTTGCTGTAAATGGGccttttccatttaaaatcagccgtttccagctcaAATAGTCActtccacattaacaatgtctagactgtatttctgattcatttaatgttatattcattgaaaaaaaactgctttttaaaaaaaaaaaaaaaaggacatttctatgtgaccccaaatttttgaatggtagtgtatattattaCAAAGCTGACTATTTACATAAGTCCAAAATTCActttccataaaaaaaaaaataagtttttgtcAGTGCACAAAAAAAGCCCCAGAAATGGTGGTTACTGCTatattgttgtgttgtagatGAGATGCGTTGACACATCCAGCAAACACAAGTGACAGCTCTGAAACCTAACATGCTCTCCCATAACGTGGATCTGGAATTTGATTTAATACCATCTCCTGAAGAAGAGTGGAATTTAGCTCCCAGAACTTGTCTCCAGTGTGGATGAAAGACAGTGAAAAAAGAGTTGAAGCCTATTAGAAGTTGTGTTTTAGGGTCAATAAGTTCCCTGAGTGGAAAAaccacattagcatggattaccATGGAGACTAAAAATCTAGAGAACAAACAGTGGTTACCGAGGTCAGTACCTACAATGTCTGCACAGGAAATAAGTTACCGAGGAGACTGATGCCGTGAAGCTCCTGAGCCAGCTGTGTCCTGACATCCACTCTCAGGGCAGTCAGCAGGAAGGTGAGGCGCAAATCAAAGAAACGGACCTTGACAGACAAAGCAGGCACATGAAGAATTATTCACTCCTTATCTGATTTTTCCTCCTCAGCTGGAAGGCCAGGTATCAAACCTCAGTGCTTTTTTAGTACCACCTGGAATGCAGATGTTGTAAAAGCAGGCACTAAATGCTTGGTCAGTCCAGTTATTCTTGGACAGGGTGATTCTAACTTTACCGTAAATCATACATATGTTCAACTCACTGTTTTAGGCATAGTCTTTTTCAGCGGCTTTGAGATGAATATCTTTGAGATGTTTGGTTGAATTAGTTATATTCCAAAAaaggttgttttaaaaaaaccaaaaaaacaaagacatgatTTTGCACTTTAGTGTGGGAGATGAAGACAATAATTCTTTGCATTTGTACCAAAACTCAGTTAGCATATTGGCAACAATATTTCCTCCTGCTTCAGAGTGCAGCTAAGTCTCCGACAACTCTTGGTCTTATTTGTTCtactacatatttttttcaacatctAAAGCCTGATTAATGTTTTATGGTTATGTTCATATAAAACAGACACTTGGTTTAAGCTTGGAAAAGTTCAGACCTAAAGCATCAGATAAGGCATGTTGTCTTAGTCAAGTCTAGTGTCAAAGTCACACAATTTGAAAGTGCATTTGCTAAAGCAAACCAGTAGCATGTAAACGTACAGATTTGTCAGACACAGGGTTCCAGAGTGATGGAAGACTAGAGCCTTATTTAAACTGCCATATCTCCCACAAATgtactgaacaaaaataaaaatgcagcaatatttttttaaaactccatCCATTTTTTCAGCATAGTTGAAGAAGTATTTATTGTCTCTATGACAGAACTGATGTCATGAATCACCCCAGTACATActttatgtgacaatcagcgtacgtttgtatgtctgtttatctgtgcacaacactactcaaaaactgaataactgacctggatgaaattttcagagaagctcagaaattacacaaggaagaactgattagattttggcagtgatgcaactttGTTAAAgagttctgtatcattgcgagatagcggcacagcgttattgtaactatgactacaagtaaaagctatgtcagctgccagctgacaatcacatgattgcgatcctactacaaatccaccactacagacttatcgggactcatccgtcagaaatcatacaacgactgagcagctttggtggagtactgtgctctctgagtgctatTCTTGTTTGAAATGTTAATGAACAAAACCAAATATAAAATGACAGGAAGTGGGCAGTTAGTTTAGCATAAAGATAGAAAGAGGGGGTAAGCAAGCTAGTGACAAAACATATGAAGACTTCAGAGTAAGGAACTCTAGAAGTTAGAAgtcaaccaaaacaaaaaaacatggagaATATTTTTGAAGTTCTTTTCTGGAATGTTGTTCTACTCTTTCTGAAGAGTTTGGCAAAGTTGGTGAATATTTTGTCGTACAAGATTACATTGTCGGACCCATCCATCCAGAGCACCGCAACGGCAATCAAGAGGCAGATGTCTAAACAATATGTTTGCCATGGGTATTGTCAGCTGCTACAAAGAAAGGCAATGCATTTTCTGGCACCAAAAGTAGTTGTCCTGTTCAAATATCAAGTGATTAACAGGATAACCACAGGTGTGAGGATTTCATCTTTCTGGATGGATGAGCACAAGCCAGATGTGACAACCCTAGGCTTGTGGTCCATAGTCATGTGGCAGATTGTCTGTCATACAGTACAGCCTGAAAAAAATTCTTTGATTAAAATTGTGGAATCAAGCGTCATTCGCCTTAACTGATATGCCAGCATTGACTATGTCAACAAGCCATTGTCGCGTGTCTCTTGTCATCTATGGCATCAAGAAATCtgcataaaactgcattttaagggGGTCTTTTATAGTCACTGGTCAAAGGAGTATCTGTTTTCTGGTAAT is a window from the Amphiprion ocellaris isolate individual 3 ecotype Okinawa chromosome 3, ASM2253959v1, whole genome shotgun sequence genome containing:
- the ric8a gene encoding synembryn-A isoform X2, with the protein product MQAEAAASLMTTKMDLNAIVEQMETGDQDSALAALQSYTKEMNQCFTFSNEDGLDREHLGELVLGFLNRDLQPSCLLACLETVRILSRDKHRLDPFITRSAMLTLARYAGIVVDITATPAHSHLVEGQVEGEGGDGEEAAEVSSNIVKESSPHSENSDQEVIVEALKSICNILLHNETGQVVAADLQLIKGVAERLKQCHDPTWNHEVRFFDLRLTFLLTALRVDVRTQLAQELHGISLLGNQLDATLGLCWPDTLETARAGFESIPPEELPPLSREQAERAMEILKILFNITFDTTRRKVDEEEAAEYRHLGAILRHCLLSHADGEERTEEFHSHTVNLLGNLPLPCLDVLLMPKVQQGSIEYMGVNMDAVNMLLEFMERKLDRGHKLKETLLPSLNLLTESARIHRETRKFLRSKVLPPLRDVKNRPEVGNALRNKIVRLMTHIDTDVKDYAAEFLFVLCKENVSRFIKYTGYGNAAGLLAARGLLRGGRESGIYSEDEDSETEEYREAKAHINPITGVVEEEQPNPMEGMTEEQKELEAMKLVSMFDRLSRCNVIQPMQLGMDGKMREMTPEDLHKVAHNPLVQSEEPANSESEDDAQ
- the ric8a gene encoding synembryn-A isoform X1, translated to MQAEAAASLMTTKMDLNAIVEQMETGDQDSALAALQSYTKEMNQCFTFSNEDGLDREEGSLQKHLGELVLGFLNRDLQPSCLLACLETVRILSRDKHRLDPFITRSAMLTLARYAGIVVDITATPAHSHLVEGQVEGEGGDGEEAAEVSSNIVKESSPHSENSDQEVIVEALKSICNILLHNETGQVVAADLQLIKGVAERLKQCHDPTWNHEVRFFDLRLTFLLTALRVDVRTQLAQELHGISLLGNQLDATLGLCWPDTLETARAGFESIPPEELPPLSREQAERAMEILKILFNITFDTTRRKVDEEEAAEYRHLGAILRHCLLSHADGEERTEEFHSHTVNLLGNLPLPCLDVLLMPKVQQGSIEYMGVNMDAVNMLLEFMERKLDRGHKLKETLLPSLNLLTESARIHRETRKFLRSKVLPPLRDVKNRPEVGNALRNKIVRLMTHIDTDVKDYAAEFLFVLCKENVSRFIKYTGYGNAAGLLAARGLLRGGRESGIYSEDEDSETEEYREAKAHINPITGVVEEEQPNPMEGMTEEQKELEAMKLVSMFDRLSRCNVIQPMQLGMDGKMREMTPEDLHKVAHNPLVQSEEPANSESEDDAQ